The Caulobacter sp. FWC26 genome contains a region encoding:
- a CDS encoding phosphocholine-specific phospholipase C, which yields MPNLDRRALLAALGALSLPPALARAAAIDADVRTGTIQDVEHVVILMQENRSFDHYFGTLNGVRGFGDRFPIPVRDAAGRQDGSVFIQAWSKDKLLAPFPLNSAETFAHMRVEGTPHSWTDAQDAWDEGRMDRWPDAKKPWSMGYFQRADIPFQFALADAFTLCDAYHCSTQTGTNTNRLFLWTGTNDGLGKAGGPSISNSHDDFPEKGGAKESYTWTTYPERLLKAGVSWRIYQDMADNFTDNPLAGFKAYRDAHKDLPGSNPRLKKLALSTHHLDKLREDVLAGRLPQVSWIIAPAADSEHPGPSSPAQGADYTARVIDALTADPKVWARTVFLVMFDENDGFFDHVPPPAPPSRDVDGRLLGASTVDLGGEHHLVRNPTEAKSERDDLMGRPYGLGPRVPLYVISPWSRGGYVNSQVFDHTSVIRFLESRFGVMEPNISPWRRAVCGDLTTCFDFKTPNTNPFPALPATAEPAGRAAKLGRAKPPTPTAVVAPIQAEGPRPSRALPYALAVDGSYADGTIALTFSNAGAAGVLHVYDRLRLDQAPRRYTVGPQRHLSDVWPAGPYDLWVLGPNGFHRRFAGEKVGVEIAARPSPGGLLLTVSHVRPSPLRVRVEILGQEPWRLDFKGVDTMSRTLATRQGWYDVTVRLEDEPTWLRRLAGRIETGADSISDPWMGGEARLGA from the coding sequence ATGCCCAACCTTGACCGCCGCGCTCTGCTGGCCGCTCTCGGCGCCCTGAGCCTGCCGCCGGCGCTCGCAAGGGCCGCGGCGATCGACGCGGATGTGCGGACCGGCACGATCCAGGATGTCGAGCACGTGGTGATCCTGATGCAGGAGAACCGCAGCTTCGATCACTATTTCGGGACGCTGAACGGCGTGCGCGGCTTTGGCGACCGGTTCCCCATCCCGGTGCGCGACGCGGCGGGACGCCAGGACGGCTCGGTCTTCATCCAGGCCTGGAGCAAGGACAAGCTGCTCGCGCCTTTCCCGCTGAACAGCGCGGAGACCTTCGCCCACATGCGGGTCGAGGGCACGCCGCACAGCTGGACCGACGCCCAGGACGCCTGGGACGAAGGCCGCATGGACCGCTGGCCCGACGCCAAGAAGCCCTGGTCGATGGGCTATTTCCAGCGCGCCGACATCCCGTTTCAGTTCGCCCTGGCCGACGCCTTCACCCTTTGCGACGCCTATCACTGCTCGACTCAGACCGGCACCAACACCAACCGCCTGTTCCTGTGGACCGGAACCAATGACGGTCTTGGCAAGGCCGGCGGTCCGTCGATCTCGAACAGCCACGACGATTTTCCGGAGAAGGGCGGGGCCAAGGAATCCTACACCTGGACGACCTATCCCGAGCGGCTGCTAAAGGCCGGCGTCTCCTGGCGCATCTACCAGGACATGGCCGACAACTTCACCGATAACCCCTTGGCGGGGTTCAAGGCCTATCGCGACGCCCACAAAGACCTGCCGGGCTCGAACCCGCGCCTCAAGAAACTGGCCCTGTCGACCCATCACCTGGACAAGCTGCGCGAGGACGTGCTGGCCGGCCGCCTGCCGCAGGTCTCGTGGATCATCGCCCCGGCCGCCGACTCTGAGCACCCAGGCCCCTCCAGCCCCGCCCAGGGCGCGGACTACACCGCCCGCGTCATCGACGCCCTGACCGCTGATCCCAAGGTCTGGGCGCGCACGGTGTTCCTGGTGATGTTCGACGAGAACGACGGGTTCTTCGACCATGTGCCGCCCCCCGCCCCGCCGTCGCGTGACGTGGACGGCAGGCTGCTCGGCGCATCGACCGTCGATCTCGGGGGCGAGCACCATCTGGTGCGCAATCCCACCGAGGCCAAGTCCGAGCGCGACGACCTGATGGGCCGGCCCTATGGGCTTGGACCGCGCGTGCCGCTGTATGTGATCTCTCCGTGGAGCCGGGGCGGCTACGTCAACAGCCAGGTCTTCGACCATACCTCTGTGATCCGGTTCCTGGAGTCGCGGTTCGGCGTGATGGAGCCCAACATTTCGCCCTGGCGTCGAGCGGTGTGCGGCGACCTGACGACCTGCTTTGACTTCAAGACGCCCAACACCAACCCCTTCCCCGCCCTGCCGGCCACGGCCGAACCGGCAGGCCGCGCCGCCAAGCTGGGCCGCGCCAAGCCCCCGACGCCGACTGCCGTGGTCGCCCCGATCCAGGCCGAGGGGCCGCGCCCTTCACGCGCCCTGCCCTACGCCCTGGCGGTCGACGGCAGCTATGCCGACGGGACGATCGCCCTGACATTCAGCAACGCCGGGGCGGCGGGCGTGCTGCATGTCTATGATCGTCTGCGCCTGGACCAGGCGCCGCGCCGCTACACAGTGGGACCGCAAAGGCATCTGAGCGACGTCTGGCCGGCCGGCCCCTATGATCTTTGGGTCCTAGGCCCCAACGGCTTCCACCGCCGGTTCGCCGGCGAGAAGGTTGGCGTCGAGATCGCCGCCCGCCCCTCGCCAGGCGGCCTCCTGCTGACAGTCAGCCATGTGCGCCCCTCGCCGCTCAGGGTGCGCGTGGAGATCCTGGGTCAGGAGCCCTGGCGACTGGACTTCAAGGGCGTCGACACCATGTCGCGGACCCTGGCCACGCGGCAGGGCTGGTATGACGTCACCGTCCGCCTGGAGGACGAGCCGACCTGGCTGCGTCGCCTCGCCGGACGGATCGAGACCGGCGCGGACTCCATCAGCGACCCCTGGATGGGCGGCGAGGCGCGGCTCGGCGCCTAA
- a CDS encoding BolA family transcriptional regulator encodes MGAVAETIRRKLEAAFTPSVLDLVDDSDRHHGHAGHTGAGESHFNLRIESLAFAGKSRVMRQRMVMHALAEELAGPVHALSITASAPGDA; translated from the coding sequence ATGGGCGCAGTCGCCGAGACCATCCGCCGCAAGTTGGAAGCGGCTTTTACCCCCTCTGTGCTCGATCTGGTCGATGATAGCGACCGCCATCATGGCCATGCCGGGCACACCGGGGCCGGTGAGAGTCACTTCAATCTGCGGATTGAGTCGCTGGCTTTCGCGGGCAAGTCGCGGGTCATGCGCCAGCGGATGGTGATGCACGCCCTGGCCGAGGAACTGGCGGGCCCTGTGCACGCGCTCTCCATCACGGCGTCGGCTCCCGGAGACGCGTGA
- the cdd gene encoding cytidine deaminase, with protein MSADLPTPSETLEHEIAAALPALLSRSYARYSKFTVAAAVIDETGAVHYGVNVENAAYPQGTCAEQTAIGAMITAAGARRIDKVMIAAGSDAVVQPCGGCRQRIAEFAGEGCEIVSVQGGKPTERVAFWELLPRSFGPRDLD; from the coding sequence ATGAGCGCCGACCTCCCTACGCCCTCTGAAACCCTCGAACACGAGATCGCTGCGGCCCTGCCGGCTTTGTTGTCGCGATCGTACGCCCGCTATTCGAAGTTCACGGTGGCCGCAGCGGTGATCGACGAGACCGGCGCGGTCCACTACGGCGTCAATGTCGAGAACGCCGCCTATCCGCAGGGCACCTGCGCCGAGCAGACCGCGATCGGGGCGATGATCACCGCCGCCGGCGCGCGCCGCATCGACAAGGTGATGATCGCCGCCGGATCCGACGCCGTGGTTCAGCCGTGCGGCGGCTGCCGCCAGCGCATCGCCGAGTTTGCGGGGGAGGGTTGCGAGATCGTCTCGGTCCAGGGCGGCAAGCCCACCGAGCGTGTGGCCTTCTGGGAGCTGTTGCCGCGCTCGTTCGGGCCCCGCGACCTGGACTGA
- a CDS encoding chemotaxis protein CheW: MTSTVSYAQGQALQVLSFEVGAQTYCVPVSAVREIRGVTPPTPLPEAPPYVRGVINLRGQVMPVIDLSWRLGKGAAQDGARQVIIVVENQSDVAGLLVDAVCDSFTVEAEQINPPPAMGDGEDSPLVSAVITSGEGAMTVLLAVSRILPERQIEALAA; the protein is encoded by the coding sequence ATGACCAGCACCGTGTCTTACGCCCAAGGCCAGGCCCTGCAGGTCCTGTCGTTCGAGGTCGGCGCCCAGACCTATTGCGTTCCCGTCAGCGCTGTTCGCGAGATCCGCGGCGTCACGCCGCCAACGCCCCTTCCCGAGGCTCCGCCCTATGTGCGCGGCGTCATCAATCTGCGCGGCCAGGTCATGCCGGTCATCGACCTGTCCTGGCGTCTCGGCAAGGGCGCGGCCCAGGACGGCGCCCGTCAGGTCATCATTGTGGTCGAGAACCAAAGCGATGTCGCCGGCCTGCTGGTCGACGCGGTCTGCGACAGCTTCACGGTCGAGGCCGAACAGATCAACCCGCCTCCCGCCATGGGCGATGGCGAGGACTCGCCGCTCGTCTCGGCGGTCATCACCTCGGGCGAAGGCGCGATGACCGTCCTGCTGGCCGTCAGCCGCATCCTGCCGGAACGCCAGATCGAAGCCCTGGCCGCTTAA
- a CDS encoding J domain-containing protein has translation MSRPFEYRPKFYDIRVRPPKEGEDDPAHDVLGLKPGEKRCDHPDCRLAGSAKAPKSRDMPNDHYWFCQRHAAEYNKNWNFYAGMSEAQIRAEQETERMTGGRPTWSFKADANSREAAAMAARDARHFADPFGIFRAQQRRAEAERSAAERRLGKLERQALADLDLEATADGAAIKTRYKELLKRCHPDANGGDRSAEHKLQRVIKAYKQLQKSGMV, from the coding sequence ATGAGCCGGCCGTTCGAGTACCGCCCCAAATTTTACGACATCCGGGTTCGGCCGCCCAAGGAGGGCGAAGACGATCCCGCGCACGACGTCCTGGGCCTTAAGCCCGGCGAGAAGCGCTGCGACCATCCTGACTGCCGCCTGGCCGGATCGGCCAAGGCGCCGAAGTCGCGCGACATGCCCAATGACCACTATTGGTTCTGTCAGCGGCACGCGGCCGAGTACAACAAGAACTGGAACTTCTACGCCGGCATGAGCGAGGCCCAGATTCGGGCCGAGCAGGAGACCGAGCGGATGACGGGCGGCCGTCCGACCTGGAGCTTCAAGGCCGACGCCAATTCGCGCGAGGCCGCCGCCATGGCCGCCCGCGACGCGCGTCACTTCGCCGACCCCTTCGGCATCTTCCGCGCCCAGCAGCGAAGGGCCGAAGCCGAGCGTTCGGCGGCCGAGCGCCGCTTGGGCAAGCTGGAACGTCAGGCCCTGGCCGATCTCGACTTGGAGGCCACGGCGGACGGGGCCGCGATCAAGACCCGCTACAAGGAACTGCTCAAGCGCTGCCACCCCGACGCCAACGGCGGCGACCGCAGCGCTGAGCACAAGTTGCAGCGCGTCATCAAGGCTTACAAGCAGTTGCAGAAATCGGGGATGGTGTAG
- a CDS encoding polymer-forming cytoskeletal protein: protein MFAKKKETPAKLALTPLEPTRAAPPQAAQPQPQPAPTPPPARPKPASLIAKGLTIRGDVIGDIEVHLDCVVLGDVKVGKLVVGPNARIEGSVTAQAMEIHGMVIGSVTAQSVRLYGTARVDGDITHEQLAMETGAEFQGRSLKFRRPAPTPPQAQHAPPPPPAPPPAPVSPPSASQFPYNHSAY, encoded by the coding sequence ATGTTCGCCAAGAAGAAAGAGACGCCCGCGAAGCTGGCCCTGACTCCGCTGGAGCCGACGCGCGCTGCGCCACCGCAGGCTGCTCAGCCTCAGCCCCAGCCCGCGCCCACGCCGCCCCCCGCCCGGCCCAAGCCCGCTTCGCTGATCGCCAAAGGCCTGACGATCCGGGGCGATGTCATCGGTGACATCGAGGTTCACCTCGACTGCGTGGTGCTGGGCGACGTCAAGGTGGGCAAGCTGGTCGTGGGCCCGAACGCACGCATCGAAGGTTCGGTAACGGCCCAGGCCATGGAAATCCACGGGATGGTGATCGGATCGGTCACCGCCCAGAGCGTGCGTCTTTATGGGACAGCCCGTGTCGACGGCGACATCACCCACGAACAACTGGCCATGGAGACCGGCGCCGAGTTCCAGGGTCGCAGCCTGAAGTTCCGCCGTCCGGCGCCGACGCCCCCGCAGGCCCAGCATGCGCCGCCTCCGCCCCCCGCACCGCCGCCTGCGCCGGTCTCGCCGCCCTCGGCATCGCAGTTTCCTTACAACCACTCGGCCTACTGA
- a CDS encoding M20/M25/M40 family metallo-hydrolase produces MLRHTVSLLTLAAVLVAAPAIAAPKAADADKAVAKLVASPGFKKAVAKLDADFDRTVADIITLTEIPAPPFKEEQRAKAYLEMLKAHGLTNVEMDAEGNVMGVRPGTATKGKGPFVVIAAHLDTVFPEGTDVKVRREGTKLMAPGIGDDTRALSTLLAYVRAMDAAGIKTKSDILFVGNVGEEGPGDLRGVRHLFNKGPYKGRITAFFSMDGGDPDRIVDQGTGSKRYRVTFTGPGGHSYGAFGIVNPMAAMAEAVTDLYAVEPPKKPKTTYSASVTGGGTSVNSIPHDVFMEFDMRSESAAELAKLDQTLIGIFDKAVASENAARSTKNGAVSYQAKVIGERPAGATPPTAQIVALTEGAVKALGYKPTREASSTDSNIPMSLGVPALTIGAGFRGGRAHALDEWIDVEKGESLKGMQVGLAALLAVAGVD; encoded by the coding sequence ATGCTCCGTCACACCGTCTCCCTGCTCACCCTCGCCGCCGTCCTGGTCGCCGCGCCCGCCATCGCCGCGCCCAAGGCCGCTGACGCCGACAAGGCCGTCGCCAAGCTCGTCGCCTCACCTGGCTTCAAGAAAGCCGTCGCCAAGCTGGACGCCGACTTCGACCGCACCGTCGCCGACATCATCACCCTGACTGAGATCCCGGCCCCGCCGTTCAAGGAGGAACAACGGGCCAAGGCCTATCTGGAGATGCTTAAGGCCCACGGCCTGACCAATGTCGAGATGGACGCCGAGGGCAATGTCATGGGCGTGCGCCCCGGCACGGCGACCAAGGGCAAGGGTCCGTTCGTGGTCATCGCCGCCCACCTGGACACCGTCTTCCCCGAAGGCACCGACGTGAAGGTGCGCCGTGAGGGGACCAAGCTGATGGCCCCGGGCATCGGGGACGACACCCGCGCGCTATCGACCCTTCTGGCCTATGTCCGCGCCATGGACGCGGCGGGGATCAAGACCAAGAGCGACATTCTGTTCGTCGGCAATGTCGGCGAGGAAGGCCCGGGCGACCTGCGTGGCGTGCGCCATCTCTTCAACAAGGGCCCGTACAAGGGTCGGATCACGGCCTTCTTCTCGATGGACGGCGGCGATCCGGATCGGATCGTCGACCAGGGCACCGGCTCCAAGCGTTATCGCGTGACCTTCACCGGCCCCGGCGGGCACAGCTACGGCGCGTTCGGCATCGTCAATCCGATGGCGGCGATGGCCGAGGCCGTGACCGACCTCTACGCGGTCGAGCCGCCCAAGAAGCCCAAGACCACCTATTCGGCCAGCGTCACCGGCGGCGGCACCTCGGTGAACTCCATCCCGCACGACGTCTTCATGGAGTTCGACATGCGCTCGGAAAGCGCGGCCGAACTGGCCAAGCTGGACCAGACGCTGATCGGCATCTTCGACAAGGCCGTGGCCAGCGAGAACGCAGCGCGCTCCACCAAAAACGGCGCGGTCAGCTACCAGGCCAAGGTGATCGGCGAGCGTCCGGCCGGCGCGACGCCGCCGACCGCGCAGATCGTCGCCCTGACAGAGGGCGCGGTGAAGGCCCTGGGCTACAAGCCGACGCGAGAGGCCAGCTCGACCGACTCCAACATCCCGATGAGCCTGGGCGTGCCGGCCCTGACCATCGGCGCAGGCTTCCGCGGCGGCCGGGCCCACGCGCTCGACGAGTGGATCGACGTCGAAAAGGGCGAGAGCCTGAAGGGCATGCAGGTGGGCCTCGCCGCCCTGCTGGCCGTGGCGGGGGTGGATTAA
- a CDS encoding DUF2188 domain-containing protein, translating into MTTLTYDIVEHDGGWAYKVGATFSETFPTHEAALSAARTAAEKQEQPGETEGVLYEDRNAVWHAEVSTGDDRPITQVRDAG; encoded by the coding sequence ATGACCACCCTGACCTACGATATCGTCGAGCACGACGGCGGCTGGGCCTACAAGGTCGGGGCGACGTTCTCCGAAACCTTCCCGACGCACGAGGCGGCGTTGTCGGCCGCCCGAACGGCGGCCGAGAAGCAGGAGCAACCGGGAGAGACCGAGGGCGTCCTGTACGAAGATCGCAACGCCGTCTGGCATGCTGAAGTCTCGACCGGCGATGACCGCCCGATCACCCAGGTTCGGGACGCCGGCTGA
- a CDS encoding Zn-dependent alcohol dehydrogenase — MKAAVLREVGKPLEIETVAIGKPGPREVLIRTKAAGVCHSDLHFVEGSYTHALPAVLGHESAGVVEAVGSEVRTVKVGDHVITCLNPYCGHCEVCLTGHMNLCISPETRRSKSDAPRLFKEDLNGGTGPMAQFLNLSSFAEMMLVHEHACVAIRKDMPFDRAALIGCSVMTGVGAVMHTSNVRPGETVAVIGCGGVGLATINGAAIAGAGRIIAIDRLASKLELAKTFGATDIIDGSQVDDIAKAVVELTGGGVHHSFEAIGLKQTAEASFKMLRRGGTANVIGMIPVGTKIELHGVDFLGERRIQGSYMGSNRFPVDMPRLVDFYMSGKLKLDELISRRIKLEDVNSAFDELKRGELARSVIVFE, encoded by the coding sequence ATGAAGGCCGCTGTTCTGCGCGAGGTGGGCAAGCCCCTCGAGATCGAGACCGTGGCCATTGGCAAGCCCGGCCCGCGCGAGGTGCTGATCCGCACCAAGGCCGCCGGGGTCTGCCACTCCGACCTGCACTTCGTCGAAGGCTCCTACACTCACGCCCTGCCCGCCGTGCTGGGCCACGAGAGCGCCGGCGTCGTCGAGGCGGTCGGCTCGGAGGTGCGCACCGTCAAGGTCGGCGACCACGTCATCACATGCCTCAACCCCTATTGCGGCCACTGCGAGGTCTGCCTGACCGGGCACATGAACCTCTGCATCAGCCCCGAGACCCGCCGCAGCAAGAGCGACGCCCCGCGCCTGTTCAAGGAAGACCTGAACGGCGGAACCGGCCCGATGGCCCAGTTCCTGAACCTGTCGTCCTTCGCCGAGATGATGCTGGTGCACGAGCATGCCTGCGTCGCCATCCGCAAGGACATGCCATTCGACCGCGCCGCCCTGATCGGCTGCTCGGTGATGACGGGCGTGGGCGCGGTCATGCACACCTCCAACGTCCGTCCGGGCGAGACGGTGGCCGTGATCGGCTGCGGCGGCGTGGGTCTGGCCACCATCAATGGCGCGGCGATCGCCGGCGCTGGCCGGATCATCGCCATCGACCGCCTCGCCTCCAAGCTAGAGTTGGCCAAGACCTTCGGCGCGACGGACATCATCGACGGCTCGCAGGTCGACGACATCGCCAAGGCCGTGGTCGAGCTGACCGGCGGCGGCGTCCATCACAGCTTCGAGGCCATCGGCCTGAAACAGACCGCTGAAGCGTCGTTCAAGATGCTGCGCCGGGGCGGCACCGCCAATGTCATCGGCATGATCCCGGTGGGCACCAAGATCGAGCTGCACGGCGTCGACTTCCTGGGCGAGCGCCGCATCCAGGGCAGCTACATGGGCTCCAACCGCTTCCCGGTCGACATGCCGCGCCTGGTGGACTTCTACATGTCGGGCAAGCTGAAGCTGGACGAACTGATCTCGCGCCGGATCAAGCTGGAGGACGTCAACTCGGCGTTCGACGAACTCAAGCGCGGCGAGTTGGCGCGGTCGGTGATCGTGTTTGAGTGA
- a CDS encoding phosphatase PAP2 family protein gives MYHLDVQRLFAAAGREIGVASALLIVALGALGFVGIADEVVEGETHALDLTVLQALRVDGRPDALIGPEWLHVAAVDITALGSVAVLTLLILAGFALLGSLRRWTEAWLLALGALSGVTVSQGLKALFGRERPDEAYRVVEAVNASFPSGHAMLSAVVFLTLGVLASRFAERRRVKILAISAAVLVSLLVGASRVYLGVHWTSDVLAGWSVGAAWAMICWLVAYLVERRFKPTSASDAT, from the coding sequence TTGTATCACCTTGACGTTCAGAGACTGTTCGCCGCAGCCGGCCGCGAGATCGGCGTGGCGTCCGCCCTGCTGATTGTGGCGCTGGGCGCCTTGGGCTTCGTGGGGATCGCCGACGAGGTGGTCGAGGGCGAAACCCACGCTCTGGATCTGACGGTGTTGCAAGCGCTGCGGGTCGATGGCCGGCCGGACGCTCTGATCGGGCCGGAATGGCTGCATGTGGCGGCGGTCGACATCACCGCCCTCGGCTCGGTGGCCGTGCTGACCCTGCTGATCCTGGCGGGTTTCGCGCTACTAGGGTCGCTGAGGCGCTGGACTGAGGCCTGGCTTCTGGCGCTAGGCGCTTTGAGCGGCGTCACGGTCAGCCAGGGGCTCAAGGCGCTGTTCGGCCGCGAGCGACCCGACGAGGCCTATCGCGTGGTCGAGGCGGTCAACGCCAGCTTCCCCTCGGGCCACGCCATGCTCTCTGCGGTGGTGTTCCTGACCCTGGGTGTGCTGGCGTCCCGCTTCGCCGAGCGGCGCCGGGTCAAGATCCTGGCGATCAGCGCCGCAGTGCTGGTCAGCCTGCTGGTCGGCGCCAGCCGAGTCTATCTGGGCGTCCACTGGACCAGCGACGTGCTGGCCGGGTGGAGCGTAGGGGCGGCCTGGGCGATGATCTGCTGGCTGGTCGCCTATCTGGTCGAGCGTCGGTTCAAGCCGACTTCGGCTTCGGACGCCACCTGA
- the cobS gene encoding cobaltochelatase subunit CobS, with protein MPEFAETSSAADPLITLVPDKWVTLRDAFGVDSDMKVPAFSHRDSHVPDIDPAYKFDPQTTKAICAGFAYDRRVMVQGYHGTGKSTHIEQIAARLNWPLVRVNLDSHVSRIDLVGKDAIVLKDGKQITEFREGILPWTLQRPVALVFDEYDAGRPDVMFVIQRVLEAGGKLTLLDQNRVIRANPYFRLFATTNTIGLGDTTGLYHGTQQINQGQMDRWSIVTTLNYLEHDVEAAIVLAKNPGYDTAEGKRTLAAMVRVADMTRNAFMNGDISTVMSPRTVITWAQNAEIFDHDVALAFRLTFLNKCDELERPTVAEFFQRAFGTDLPESAARVKVA; from the coding sequence ATGCCCGAGTTCGCCGAAACCAGCTCCGCCGCCGATCCGCTGATCACCCTGGTCCCCGACAAGTGGGTGACGCTTCGCGACGCGTTCGGCGTCGACAGCGACATGAAGGTCCCGGCCTTCAGCCACCGCGACAGCCACGTGCCGGACATCGACCCGGCCTACAAGTTCGACCCGCAGACGACCAAGGCCATCTGCGCCGGCTTCGCCTATGACCGTCGCGTGATGGTCCAGGGCTATCACGGCACGGGCAAGTCGACGCACATCGAGCAGATCGCCGCGCGGCTGAACTGGCCGCTGGTTCGCGTGAACCTCGACAGCCACGTCAGCCGGATCGATCTGGTCGGCAAGGACGCCATCGTCCTGAAGGATGGCAAGCAGATCACCGAGTTCCGCGAAGGCATCCTGCCCTGGACGCTGCAGCGTCCCGTCGCCCTGGTGTTCGACGAGTATGACGCGGGGCGCCCCGACGTGATGTTCGTGATCCAGCGCGTCCTGGAAGCCGGCGGCAAGCTGACCCTGCTGGATCAGAACCGCGTCATCCGCGCCAATCCGTACTTCCGCCTGTTCGCCACGACCAACACCATCGGTCTGGGCGACACCACGGGCCTCTATCACGGCACCCAGCAGATCAACCAAGGCCAGATGGACCGCTGGTCGATCGTCACGACGCTGAACTACCTCGAGCACGACGTCGAGGCCGCCATCGTTCTGGCCAAGAACCCCGGATACGACACCGCCGAGGGCAAGCGCACCCTGGCGGCCATGGTCCGCGTCGCCGACATGACCCGCAACGCCTTCATGAACGGCGACATCTCGACGGTCATGAGCCCGCGCACCGTGATCACCTGGGCCCAGAACGCCGAGATCTTCGACCACGACGTGGCGCTCGCCTTCCGTCTGACCTTCCTGAACAAGTGCGACGAGCTTGAGCGCCCCACGGTGGCCGAGTTCTTCCAGCGCGCGTTCGGCACGGACCTGCCGGAAAGCGCGGCGCGGGTGAAGGTGGCTTAG
- a CDS encoding RcnB family protein, with translation MKRILTTSLAVLMLAGGATAASAQAYRHDGRYDARDRAYEQGRRDQARYENRQDRREYRRWVRGQRLDARYRGNGYYVSDWRRHGLRAPPRGYRWQKVDNQYVLAAVATGLIASVILANN, from the coding sequence ATGAAACGCATTCTGACCACCTCGCTCGCCGTCCTGATGCTGGCCGGCGGCGCCACCGCCGCCTCGGCCCAGGCCTACCGCCATGATGGCCGCTACGACGCCCGCGACCGGGCCTACGAACAGGGTCGCCGCGACCAGGCCCGCTATGAGAACCGCCAGGACCGCCGCGAATACCGCCGCTGGGTGCGCGGCCAGCGCCTCGACGCCCGCTATCGCGGCAACGGCTACTACGTCAGCGACTGGCGCCGTCACGGCCTGCGCGCCCCGCCGCGCGGCTATCGCTGGCAGAAGGTCGACAATCAGTACGTCCTGGCCGCCGTCGCCACCGGCCTGATCGCGTCGGTCATTCTCGCCAATAACTAA
- a CDS encoding endonuclease domain-containing protein: protein MDRIATARRLRRSQTLAEKTLWTLVRNRRLGGFRFLRQHPIDRYFADFVCESAKVIVELDGPAHEGREDHDDRRSETLALFGYLVLRFRNERVLADPGGTADEILSVLRSGRL, encoded by the coding sequence ATGGATCGGATCGCCACCGCCCGTCGCCTTCGCCGAAGCCAGACCCTGGCCGAGAAGACACTGTGGACCCTCGTCCGCAACCGCCGCCTCGGTGGCTTTCGCTTCCTGCGCCAGCATCCAATCGACCGATACTTCGCCGACTTTGTCTGCGAGTCCGCCAAGGTGATCGTGGAGCTCGACGGCCCCGCCCATGAGGGGCGCGAGGACCATGATGACCGGCGCAGCGAGACTCTGGCGCTCTTCGGCTATCTCGTGCTGCGCTTTCGGAATGAGCGGGTGCTGGCGGACCCCGGCGGGACGGCGGACGAGATCCTGTCGGTGTTGCGTTCGGGCAGGCTGTAG